Proteins encoded within one genomic window of Pseudomonadota bacterium:
- a CDS encoding VPLPA-CTERM sorting domain-containing protein: protein MIDSNLVRSLTAAALLCSGVTAQGGFIDALSSLTLTDVTTSGSATIEFDGAFYTGAAIVNDTSGLADFDFFFGATPDSALATFGANTAFASADEDGSDATAIVGDSGDALASGAAELDFTVDGTGEVTLTFAAILSATFVDAGPDAYAQASAVVYDVFGGLEELFLFADGTSDATTAMLTLTLDVDGLAFGFLGIETGAFADTGVAAVVPLPAAGWLFLGGLAGLTGLRRRRCA from the coding sequence GTGATCGATTCCAACCTGGTTCGCAGCCTGACGGCGGCGGCGTTGCTCTGCTCGGGCGTGACCGCTCAAGGCGGCTTCATCGACGCTCTCTCCAGCCTGACCCTCACCGACGTGACGACCAGCGGGTCGGCCACGATCGAGTTCGACGGCGCGTTCTACACGGGCGCCGCCATCGTCAACGACACGAGCGGCCTGGCCGATTTCGACTTCTTCTTCGGCGCCACGCCCGATTCGGCCCTCGCCACCTTCGGCGCTAACACGGCCTTCGCCAGCGCTGACGAGGACGGTAGCGACGCCACCGCGATCGTGGGCGATAGCGGCGACGCATTGGCCAGCGGCGCCGCCGAACTCGACTTTACCGTCGACGGCACGGGCGAGGTCACCCTCACCTTCGCGGCGATCCTGAGCGCGACCTTCGTCGATGCAGGCCCCGACGCCTACGCCCAGGCCTCGGCCGTCGTCTACGACGTGTTCGGCGGCCTCGAGGAGCTGTTCCTCTTCGCCGACGGCACGAGCGACGCCACCACCGCCATGCTCACCCTCACGTTGGATGTCGACGGCCTCGCCTTCGGCTTCCTCGGCATCGAAACCGGTGCCTTCGCCGACACGGGGGTCGCCGCCGTGGTGCCCTTGCCCGCTGCGGGGTGGCTTTTCCTCGGTGGACTGGCCGGCCTCACGGGCTTGCGCCGACGTCGCTGCGCCTGA
- a CDS encoding alkaline phosphatase D family protein gives MAPTQDDKRAPRHARPATEARTPVSSARRTFVRSLGGALSSALVLPSLSGSGWSAQSTSQSGLFTLGVASGDPHADGFTLWTRLAPQPLDGGGMGDNPVDVLWEVASDPEMIDVISVGLATAHPSAGHAINVAVSGLAADRWYYYRFSALGEHSRVGRTRTFPAPGTRVDHLRFALASCQNYQDGYFAAYRDMVARDDLDFVLHVGDYIYEDAADPRAPIARRHLGGELYSLTDYRNRYALYRLDPHLQDAHAAYPFVVTWDDHEVDNNYAGLVPEDDADAPNFAQRRRNAYRAYRESMPLSPKVRLTQDGSLEIFRRLQYGDLATLHLVD, from the coding sequence ATGGCCCCCACGCAGGACGATAAGCGCGCACCGCGCCACGCCCGCCCCGCTACCGAAGCCCGCACCCCAGTCTCCTCTGCTCGCCGCACCTTCGTGCGCAGCCTCGGCGGCGCGTTGAGCTCCGCCTTGGTCCTGCCGAGCCTGTCGGGCTCCGGCTGGTCCGCTCAAAGCACCAGCCAATCGGGCTTGTTCACCCTGGGCGTTGCCTCCGGCGACCCCCACGCCGACGGCTTCACCCTGTGGACGCGCCTCGCGCCCCAACCCCTCGACGGCGGCGGCATGGGCGACAACCCCGTAGACGTCTTGTGGGAAGTGGCCAGCGATCCCGAGATGATCGACGTGATCAGCGTAGGCCTCGCCACCGCGCATCCGAGCGCCGGCCACGCGATCAACGTGGCCGTCAGCGGTCTCGCCGCCGACCGCTGGTACTACTACCGTTTCAGCGCCCTCGGCGAACACAGCCGCGTCGGGCGTACTCGTACCTTCCCGGCACCAGGCACGCGCGTCGATCACCTGCGCTTCGCCCTCGCGTCCTGCCAGAACTACCAGGACGGCTACTTCGCCGCCTACCGCGACATGGTGGCGCGCGACGATCTCGACTTCGTCCTCCACGTGGGCGACTACATCTACGAGGACGCCGCCGATCCCCGCGCCCCCATCGCCCGCCGCCACCTCGGTGGCGAGCTGTACAGCCTCACGGATTACCGCAACCGCTACGCCCTCTACCGCCTCGACCCCCACCTGCAGGACGCCCACGCCGCCTACCCCTTCGTCGTGACCTGGGACGATCACGAAGTGGACAACAACTACGCCGGCCTCGTGCCCGAGGACGACGCCGACGCGCCGAACTTCGCCCAACGCCGCCGCAACGCCTACCGCGCCTACCGCGAGTCCATGCCCCTCTCGCCCAAGGTGCGCCTGACGCAGGACGGCAGCCTGGAGATCTTCCGCCGCCTCCAGTACGGCGACCTTGCCACCCTGCACCTGGTGGAC
- a CDS encoding S1C family serine protease produces MPTPKFALALAAIGVPFTHAGAATVALVESLDAVPTDAREARATASALGVVVEADGFLVTTYKHLVDPATGALRPAFRVTVDVDGNPRMYRARIIGVEPTLDFAVLKVDDAEGLVPAELVTKSGLEVGQAIYAMGDATAKEGERVLGRLISLNSIECYQESLTQAMFAAEMVDPDAAVGSPVFDKSGQVIALYTGYEPPHDPNNPDEALDDESEVHLLPVHLINNIYESLKSRKSLASPWTGFSVRGLNAEEQARFPAVGGRFAGGIALDFVWPDSPAAEMGLLEGDILLQFAYHPTPSPAEFQKWLYMYGVGHKVKMYVLRGDQPLAFQYTIEQRPEWALPK; encoded by the coding sequence ATGCCCACGCCTAAGTTCGCCCTCGCCCTCGCTGCCATCGGCGTACCGTTCACCCACGCGGGCGCGGCCACCGTCGCCCTGGTCGAGAGCCTCGATGCGGTGCCGACGGACGCGCGCGAGGCCCGCGCTACGGCCTCGGCGCTCGGCGTGGTGGTGGAGGCGGACGGGTTCCTCGTCACCACCTACAAGCACCTGGTCGACCCCGCCACGGGGGCGCTGCGACCGGCTTTCCGGGTGACGGTGGACGTGGACGGCAACCCGCGCATGTACCGGGCGCGCATCATCGGCGTGGAGCCGACCCTCGATTTCGCGGTGCTCAAGGTGGACGACGCGGAGGGCCTGGTGCCGGCGGAGTTGGTTACCAAGAGTGGCCTCGAGGTGGGGCAGGCCATCTACGCCATGGGCGATGCGACGGCCAAGGAGGGCGAGCGGGTGCTCGGGCGCCTGATCTCCCTCAACAGCATCGAGTGTTACCAGGAGTCGCTGACCCAGGCGATGTTCGCCGCCGAGATGGTGGATCCCGACGCGGCGGTCGGCAGCCCCGTGTTCGACAAGTCGGGCCAGGTGATCGCCCTCTACACGGGCTACGAGCCGCCCCACGACCCGAACAACCCGGACGAGGCGCTGGACGATGAGTCCGAAGTCCACCTGCTGCCGGTGCACCTGATCAACAACATCTACGAGAGCCTGAAGTCGCGCAAGAGCCTTGCCTCGCCCTGGACCGGCTTCTCCGTGCGCGGCCTCAACGCCGAGGAGCAGGCGCGCTTCCCCGCGGTGGGTGGACGCTTCGCAGGGGGCATCGCCCTGGACTTCGTCTGGCCCGACAGCCCGGCCGCCGAGATGGGCCTGCTCGAGGGGGACATCCTGCTCCAGTTCGCCTATCACCCCACGCCGTCGCCGGCGGAGTTCCAGAAGTGGCTCTACATGTACGGGGTGGGGCACAAGGTGAAGATGTACGTGTTGCGCGGGGATCAGCCGCTCGCCTTCCAGTACACGATCGAACAGCGCCCCGAGTGGGCGTTGCCGAAGTGA